One Castanea sativa cultivar Marrone di Chiusa Pesio chromosome 4, ASM4071231v1 DNA window includes the following coding sequences:
- the LOC142631412 gene encoding endochitinase EP3-like → MVALSVKKNLLILVLVGILAGFVPGYVKGQSVADIVTQDFFNGIINQADASCAGKNFYTRAGFLDALNSYNQFGNLGSADDSKREIAAFFAHVTHETGHFCYIEEINGASQDYCDETNTQYPCNPNKKYFGRGPLQLTWNYNYGAAGTSIGIDLLNSPETVATDVTVSFKTALWFWMTNVRPVVSQGFGATIRAINGAIECNGGNSGAVQARVQYYTQYCNQLGVAPGDNLTC, encoded by the exons ATGGTTGCACTCAGTGTGAAAAAGAATCTACTAATCCTTGTTCTAGTCGGAATCCTAGCCGGATTTGTGCCTGGATATGTGAAGGGTCAATCTGTAGCTGATATTGTAACCCAAGATTTCTTTAATGGGATAATTAATCAGGCTGATGCAAGCTGTGCAGGAAAGAACTTCTACACAAGAGCAGGTTTTCTTGATGCTCTCAATTCGTATAATCAATTTGGAAATCTTGGTTCTGCAGATGATTCTAAGCGTGAAATTGCAGCTTTCTTTGCTCACGTTACTCATGAGACTGGAC ATTTTTGCTACATAGAGGAGATCAATGGTGCCTCACAAGACTATTGTGACGAGACCAACACACAGTATCCATGCAACCCTAACAAAAAATACTTCGGCCGTGGACCACTTCAGCTAACATGGAATTACAATTATGGGGCAGCTGGAACTAGCATTGGAATCGACTTATTAAACTCTCCTGAAACTGTTGCTACAGACGTGACTGTTTCTTTTAAGACTGCCTTGTGGTTTTGGATGACCAATGTTCGTCCAGTTGTAAGCCAAGGTTTTGGTGCAACCATTCGAGCCATCAATGGTGCCATTGAATGCAATGGTGGAAACTCCGGTGCTGTCCAAGCCCGTGTCCAGTACTATACTCAATATTGTAACCAACTTGGTGTTGCTCCAGGCGATAATCTCACTTGCTAG
- the LOC142631410 gene encoding endochitinase EP3-like — MVALSVKKNLLILVLVGVLAGFVPGYVKGQNCGCAANLCCSQFGYCGTGNDYCGQGCREGPCTSGSPTTPTTNGGSVADIVTQDFFNGIINQADASCAGKNFYTRAGFLDALNSYNQFGNLGSADDSKREIAAFFAHVTHETGHFCYIEEINGASQDYCDETNTQYPCNSNKKYFGRGPLQLTWNYNYGAAGTSIGIDLLNSPETVATDVTVSFKTALWFWMTNVRPVVSQGFGATIRAINGAIECNGGNSGAVQARVQYYTQYCNQLGVAPGDNLTC, encoded by the exons ATGGTTGCACTTAGTGTGAAAAAGAATCTACTAATCCTTGTTCTAGTCGGAGTCCTAGCCGGATTTGTGCCTGGATATGTGAAGGGTCAAAATTGCGGTTGTGCAGCAAACCTATGTTGCAGCCAATTCGGCTATTGTGGCACCGGCAATGACTACTGTGGCCAAGGCTGCAGAGAAGGTCCTTGTACTTCGGGATCACCTACTACACCTACTACTAATGGTGGTTCTGTAGCTGATATTGTGACCCAAGATTTCTTTAATGGGATAATTAATCAGGCTGATGCAAGTTGTGCAGGGAAGAACTTCTACACAAGAGCAGGTTTTCTTGATGCCCTCAATTCGTATAATCAATTTGGAAATCTTGGTTCTGCAGATGATTCCAAGCGTGAAATTGCAGCTTTCTTTGCTCATGTTACTCATGAGACTGGAC ATTTTTGCTACATAGAGGAGATCAATGGTGCCTCGCAAGACTACTGTGACGAGACCAACACACAGTATCCATGCAACTCTAACAAAAAATACTTTGGTCGTGGACCACTTCAGCTAACATGGAATTACAATTACGGGGCAGCTGGAACTAGCATTGGAATTGACTTATTAAACTCTCCTGAAACTGTTGCTACAGACGTGACTGTTTCTTTTAAGACTGCCTTGTGGTTTTGGATGACCAATGTTCGTCCAGTTGTAAGCCAAGGTTTTGGTGCAACCATTCGAGCCATCAATGGTGCCATTGAATGCAATGGTGGAAACTCCGGTGCTGTCCAAGCACGTGTCCAGTACTACACTCAATATTGTAACCAACTTGGTGTTGCTCCAGGCGATAATCTCACTTGCTAG
- the LOC142631589 gene encoding endochitinase EP3-like, translated as MVALSLKKNLLTLVLVGILAGFVPGYVKGQNCGCAANLCCSQFGFCGTGNAYCGPGCKEGPCTSGSPTTPSTNGGSVANIVTQDFFNRIINQAAASCAGKNFYTRAAFLDALNSFNQFGNLGSSDDSKREIAAFFAHVTHETGHFCYIEEVNGASQDYCDKTNTQYPCNPNKKYFGRGPLQLTWNYNYGAAGTSIKIDLLNSPETVATDVAVSFKTALWFWMTNVRPVVSQGFGATIRAINGAIECNGGNPSTVQARIQYYTQYCNQLGVAPGDNLTC; from the exons ATGGTTGCACTTagtttgaaaaagaatttactAACCCTTGTTCTAGTGGGAATCCTAGCCGGATTTGTGCCTGGATATGTGAAGGGTCAAAATTGTGGTTGTGCAGCAAACCTATGTTGCAGCCAATTCGGCTTTTGTGGCACCGGCAATGCCTACTGTGGCCCGGGTTGCAAAGAAGGTCCTTGTACTTCTGGATCACCTACTACACCAAGTACAAATGGTGGTTCAGTTGCTAATATCGTGACTCAAGATTTCTTTAATAGGATAATTAATCAGGCAGCTGCAAGCTGTGCAGGGAAGAACTTCTACACAAGAGCAGCTTTTCTTGATGCTCTCAATTCTTTCAATCAATTTGGAAATCTTGGTTCTTCAGATGACTCCAAGCGTGAAATCGCAGCTTTCTTTGCTCATGTTACTCATGAGACTGGAC ATTTTTGCTACATAGAAGAGGTTAACGGTGCATCACAGGACTATTGTGACAAGACCAACACACAGTATCCATGCAACCCTAACAAAAAATACTTTGGCCGTGGACCACTTCAGCTAACATGGAATTACAATTACGGTGCCGCTGGAACTAGCATTAAAATCGACTTGTTAAACTCTCCTGAAACTGTTGCAACAGATGTGGCTGTTTCTTTTAAGACTGCCTTGTGGTTTTGGATGACCAATGTTCGTCCAGTCGTAAGCCAAGGTTTTGGTGCTACCATTCGAGCCATTAATGGTGCCATTGAATGCAATGGTGGAAACCCTAGTACTGTCCAAGCCCGCATCCAGTACTACACTCAATATTGTAACCAACTTGGTGTTGCCCCAGGCGATAATCTCACTTGCTAG